A window of Pseudomonas guangdongensis contains these coding sequences:
- the fliL gene encoding flagellar basal body-associated protein FliL, with translation MSNPRPAAKKNTWLMPLLLAVIAAGGSAAGMYYFMVKRGMSDFGMTPAAAQPIQAAQPIFVPISPFTVNLQSERRQPHLLYIGLSLQVSDKQTQEFLLQHMPQIRSRLLMLMAGQKAEELITPNGKDVLSAQILGLFQTPLATPQPPLGVIDVLYTDFIVQ, from the coding sequence ATGAGCAATCCCCGACCCGCCGCCAAGAAGAACACCTGGCTGATGCCGCTGCTTCTGGCAGTCATCGCCGCCGGCGGCAGCGCAGCGGGCATGTACTACTTCATGGTCAAGCGCGGCATGAGCGACTTCGGCATGACGCCGGCCGCAGCTCAGCCGATCCAGGCCGCGCAGCCGATCTTCGTGCCGATTTCGCCGTTCACCGTCAACCTGCAGAGCGAACGCCGCCAGCCGCACCTGCTGTACATCGGCCTGTCGCTGCAGGTGAGCGACAAACAGACCCAGGAATTCCTGCTCCAGCACATGCCGCAGATCCGCAGCCGCCTGCTGATGCTGATGGCCGGGCAGAAGGCCGAAGAGCTGATCACCCCCAATGGCAAGGATGTGCTCTCGGCACAGATTCTCGGCCTGTTCCAGACCCCGCTGGCCACGCCACAGCCCCCGCTGGGCGTGATCGACGTCCTCTACACCGACTTCATAGTGCAATAG